The segment CTACTGAGAAAGTTTAAATCCTCTTAGAAAGGCGATATAATTTCTAACAGTTCTTTACATTGTAATCACATAGCttgcatttaaatatatatatatatatattcaaatgCAGTTATTTTTCCTAACAAATCATAGTTTAAATCCCAAAAAGCCGCAACGCGCTCATACATTCCCGGCTTCTCCGCCAGGTGTCACTATATCCCACACCATTACGTTGACCGCCGTGTGACGTCACCCTGAAATAtagtaaacaaacattttaaaacatgtttaaaggcTAATTTCACTCAATCATGGCTTTATAGTTCTACAATATCGTTTTCGTTCAATAGTTTCATTCCCCCTCTTTCTTtgaaagcttgaaaaaaaataataaaataattatatatatatatatatatatatatatatatatatatatatatatatatatatatatatatatataaaatcgtAATTAGTATGGAAGATTTTAGAAACTGCTGTGTCAAAATTTAGTCCTTTATTGGTGTTGATGAAAAACGAATTGTTTAATTTAGGCTCCATTACTTCACCACAGCGGTGgaataatgttctggttttatGCACTTAATATTGTCTTACCAGCAGTGGAGGCATATTTCAGTAAATATGGATGTATCTAATCTAATAAACCACTGCATTTTGTAAAATTTCAGATTTTCTATGTAAACAAATTGGTTGGTAAATCAAAGTGATTTTTCTaccctggggggaaaaaaacagctcaaaagATTCATTAAAGGATGAGAGAAAAAGTCTCGCCACCGCTGgaatatgaaatattttaagcAACAACAGATCAAAGCACAAATATCCAATTTGAAGTTAACATTTAGACATAATTATGTTCTTAAAGCACAAATGCTGGGTTCCACTTTCAGGATCGTTGTTTCTATTTATTACgctgctgcagcttttctctCTGAACCTACGTTCCAATCCTATTTTAACTCCTCAGGCTTGAATACGAACAAAAACAAGTTTTCAGTGTGTTTCAAAGAATGTAGgaaattttattattaatggaCCAAAAAACAACCTTCGGCACATGTTGACATTAAGGAAAACACGACTGGATCCTTTTAACACATTAAACGGGGATTTTCTTTAATCGGGACAAAAATGAGCTCGACTCAGCAGATTTGATGCACAGTGAAGAAAacgaaacaaacagaaaacatttccaACTAACCACCCCCGATTTCTCCtccaaaaaaagggaaaacatttttaaaaagcataacttttattcaccttttttaaCCTAAAAGCCAAAATTACAGCTGAAGCTCACCAAATTTATTTAAAGTATCCAAAGTTGGGTGAGAGTCACTTTTATATTCAATATTTTGGGAATCTTTTGATCATTGCCTTGGCACACTGAGtggatttcatttattttcctaccaatataaaataaaaagctaaaaataagttgTACGCAACTTCATGCAGAGTGGACAACAAGTCACAAcaccattaaaaacattttccaaaaaccagaagaagaacttcGGGCAAACAGGAACGAATAGAAAAAAACCAACATCTACAACAAAAGATTTCAGGAACCTGGAAAATGTGGTTCCCAAACCTAGACTAACGGTCGCTTTAAGGGAAGGTTGAGAACTTTAAACCGCATCTATTATTCCTCCTCACAGGATTTCTCTGGGGTTTCTGCTGTGGGTTTGTCTCCAGTcagttctttttcttcttcttcctctgcagAAGAAAACAGACCGTTAGCGTGTTCAGTGATTTGCTGCAGGACTCATGCAGAACGGGGTAAAAAAATCTACCAGTTGTGGGTTTTGCTTTGGGTCCGGTCGACTCTTCGTCTTCACCGTCGCACCTCTGCAGAAGGATCTTCGTCATTCTGGTCACATCTGCGTGTTTGGCTGCTTTAATGGCGGCCTCCTCGTCTAAAATGCTGCTCGGTACATCTGAAACAACAACGTTACGTTAATCAGGAGAACTGGGTCGTGTCGTTAATGTCGTCCGTTTTGGAACAGAACTTAAAGTTTTATTGCTTAGTTTTAGTCCGGACCCGTCCGACATTTCTCATTTCGTACGCGGTAGATCCCTGAGGCGATTCCTAAATGTTCCCAGAACTATATATAAACATTGGGCTGACCGGGCCTACTCAGTGGCGCCACCCTGGCTCTAGAACCAATCACCGAccagagcctttttttttcaccaaggCTTTTAATCCAGTTATAACTTTCATTTTAGTTACTGCTACattttctcctactactcttcAATTTAGCAGTATTTGCCGTTACTTCAAACTTTAACCTTGTTCTCTCCCTGTTTCTTCTCtccatagaaagtacccctggtcCAGTGTGTTAACGTGGTTCCTTCTTTCCCTCAGCCAGTTGTAGCAGAGGGCCGCTCATACTGGGTCTGCATCTGTTAGAGGATTCTTCTTGTTTAAAGAGAGTTGTTCCTCCCCACCTTCAACACATGCTTGTTCAGAATGAGGAAAAGCcttaaagttcagattttttttctaactggCCCAAATTCCAATGTTTGAGATTTAATATTGATTAGATCAAATTGGgctgttaaaatgttgtttttatgtaaaaggGACCTGacctaaattaaataaagttcCATTATTACTGAGATTATTTGAGGTGAGCAGGTGAAACTGAGATATTTGATGTGAAATTTTGGATCAGGTCTtgattccatgtttttttttttaaatcagaaaaagaaagaacgTCAACATtccttcaacaaaaaaaatgaattttctgTACGTTCTGCCATGAGTTGTGGTTAAACGAGTTCACACTGAGGCGTCTCCAGTACCTTTCCATGTTTTATGCTCTGGGTTCTTCCTTTTCCGAGGCGatgcttttgttttgctttttgtctgaTTAACCGCATCGTCGTCATCGGAGCTGTCGTCGCTGCTGATCCCTGCCAGCAGACAGTCAAACATCAGTAACTCAGATCACAGCCTTTAGCTAGACTTTAGCTGCAGCTCCAGAACCTTTGGACTTCTTCGGTGGTCTGCCTCGCGGTCTCTTGCCCTTCTTCGTGGAGTTGTTTTCCGGTTCCCTCTTCTTCGAGCCGAGGCTCATCAGAGAATCTTCATCTTCCTCCGAGCTGCTGTCTGAGGAGGAAGAGTCCATAGATCCGTTAAATATGTGACTGAGATGCTTTGACGACAGACTGAAATCTAGTCTGATCTCCATTCAGGGATTTCTTTTTGGTACCTTTCGTCCTCTTTGACGAATCTCTTCGCCGTTTCGGAGAACCGTtggtcttcttcttctgcacAACCAGCTCGTCATCGTCAGAGCTGTGCTCGCTTGAAGTCTCGGCATAATTAACTGAAATATAAAAGGAGCATTTATTGGTGTAAAGTGAGAAGGAAACGCGTAAAGCTTCCTGCTTACCGCTCTTCCTGGCTGCGTTCCTCTGGGATTTGTGGGCCGGAGCCCCTTTGTTGTACAGAACCACagcttttctcttccttttggAGGGAAGTTTTTCAGCTATTTCACTTAAGGGCTGATCGTCAGAGCTTTCATCCCTCTCCGATGGCACTGTGGgggaaaacaaagcataaagaGTCCATTAATGTtaattaatgttattttaatcagGATAGACAAAATAATCTGGACCTCATCCGGTCCtaaaaggatttaaaatcaAAGCTCAGCTGAACAAATAACAGACAACAGATCGAAGAGAGACATTATTAAACGAACACAGAGCCAAAAAGATTAAAGAGGGAAATCTGAACCAAAAAGTTTGAATTAATTCATCATCATCAGTTGATGTTTCTCCCTTCGCCGCTCTGTTCACACGTCAGGGCGGAGAGACATCAGCATCGGCCTCAGAGCAGCAACCTGGGAAGGGTCTAAGGTCACCTCCAGACAATCTGAAGTCCAGcatcctgcagagaggaagatTTTATCCCCGCTGGAAAACATGCACACCAGCTCTGTTGAACAGAACTCCAGTCCGGCCCATTTGCTGAGAAGGTCCGGGTCATTTGGGGAGACGGGAACTCCTGCCGGCCTGGAAAAAAGGTCTCGGTCCACTTTGAGCGAACCAAATGCAGGAGGACTACAAGTCAGAGCATTGTGGGTAAAACAGAAGCCGTCTGAGACGAGACTGCCAGAACAAACGGTTCTGATGTGGAtgacaggtaattctacagtcagtggatgttctaacactatcaactactaggaaattaggtgctgaagtattttacatgttattcatattatttatatatttatatatatataaaatatatttatatatatataaaatatatatatatatatatatatatatatatatatatatatatatatatatatatatatatatatatataaattaataaaatgcaaaatatttcagcacatgactttctcagtagttttagaacataacataaaatatatggcatttgacattttaaaagttttaagccccccctgaacatcctcgatatttgatgctgtagcgcacatattccctagttactggaggaaaatagggagtaccaatatggcggccggtggcttcaaagcgactcgttctaacagcggctattagcactccagtgtataatatagctcagtggaaaAACCGCattcatgctaaattagcctgagctagcaCATTACTCTgcgtgttttaaataaaaacgtaaAACAACGAACCacgaggagatccctggttggtcgctgcgtttatcagctaagttaCTGGAAGCCAGGAAACGCCGACAGGTGACGAGGCCACAGGtgaaataactcattaatttacctgcaggagcagcgacagacacACAGAGGGAGGTTGTTCACATGTTCGACTCGCTGAACTTTCTGAGTTGCTGGTTCTCAtgaatccaaagaaaacctttgaccaccacaACTTTCATTCctgcatctgtggtcagtttgagacgctcttccaaaagttaaaatgattgaacttcaataaacctcagactggcagatgtccgctttgcaaagacccgccctactctctttctgattggctaatgtcccggctgtaccaggtttcattggttgagagcagcttcagtttaaaaccttgaataaaaagtttagACGGAACCAAGTGGACTTGTTTGCTCACTTTAACCCGTATCATAGAAACTGTGAAGCACGGCGGTGGAGGGCTGGTGATGTGGGCTTGTTCTGGAGCCACAGGACCCGGCCTGTTGTAGTTTAGAACTTTATTTACTCCAGGATAACAGCTTAGAACGAGTAGAGCTGAGGTTAGGTtagacattttcaaaataagaaccagaacctttttatcaggTCCTGATGTGTAGAGCTCTCTGCACGCTGTGAGTTTACGGCTTTTTGCTGAAAATAAAGCGATCAGCGGGTCtgtggtgaggaggaggagaagaagaagagcgttttctcacctttcttcttcctgcCAACaggtttcttcttctgtgggcttttcttcttcttttgtgatTTGGAGGAAGGTTTGGAGGTTTTCACCTGAGGCTTGTAGTCAGAGTCTCCTCCTGCGTTGGAATCTGAGGAGAGGAGAAcataaaagtattcaaacccgcCTCAGGAAGCTCCGCTATGAAGGCAGGAGGACATGTGGTGAAGGAACACCTGAGTTTCGATCTTCTGAGCCGTCAGATGTAGGAGGAGTCgactcctttttcttttttgctgcaggttttttctgctttatcaGCGGCTCGTCGTCGTCCGAGGAGTCGTCTGAAGCTACGGGGAAAGATTTACACGTTAAATAACTTACAACTAACTCAAATCCTGTCTTTATCAAACAAAGGCCAGAATAAAGAGCTATGCGTAAAAAACTGAGTACACCCTTTCCAGAACCATCTCCTAACAGTGAAGCACGGCAGTGGAGGGATGATAATCAGGGCCTGTAGACCAAAGCAGTTTACTGTTAAATGTGACACGGTTGGAGCAGACGTTCTCCACCgtggagcagatgttctccacCGTGCAGCAGACGTTCTCCAGGCGTTGTGAGGTCTGAGGAAGTCAGACAACCACGGCTGCTGCAGGAGGTTATTGTGccatattaaagccatgatgaaataatttatgtcagattgaattctgaccacACAGCCACAAAGGAGAGTTTCAGCTGGGACGGCCTTTCTCTCAGTGGTGTGCTGGCTGTAAACCACACACCACAgacaaaaggtcagagcacttcTGACCAGACCCTCACTTCTCTCAGACCACTTCTTCCTGGAGCAGTCCAGGACAAAGCTACTTTTTCTTCTTGCTTGGGTCAAAGGAGGAGAGAGGCTGGCTTGAGAACAGCTAGCACTGTGCGGGCCTTAAGGCCCCAAAAGCTCACAAGCTGCACAGAACAGGCGTTATGTGAAACTCATCTGCCCGCTTCAATGGAGTGacaaaagaggggggggggattctcGTTCTCTGTGGAGTGGAGGACCTCCGTAGCATCGAAAGGAACTGTTGGAACGAAGCCaagttgcactctgacttctgcgCAAACCAGCCACGAAGTACAGAATGCCGACacagcttttgtttatttttgtcagctgttgcaggagaGGTGACTTGAGACGGCGTGGATCAGCTTCCTTTACCCACTTCCAACactgagagaaagagggagctgAAATACAGACTGCatacagacccccccccccccccccccccgaaaacACGAGGCTGCTGCTAGGCTGCAGAGCCGCAGGCTAAGCCATAGCTGCATGGCCGCagtctgctgctgaaatgacGTTTTCCCTTtttactgccttccttggatgaccaaactggacagaactcacataaggcaccgacaggttggacaggttaaatggttcatttggaaatgttgtgTGATGCATTACCCATGATGCTTTAAACAAAGGGGCTAACGGAATTAGCCCTTGCTAGCATCCGGCTCCATGGCATTGCTAAAATCATTTGAGTGTGTTCTGTGGTTATAATAAATGTTTCCTCTacagggtttcatacattgatgggacattaatgtttatgttatctggTCACTCTTTATGacttaaataaatgtcaaaGCTTTTAAAGTCAGCGCCAAAAATCTGCTTGCcaaaaatgctattagcttctggtaattTCCAGTTccgttttttttacaaaagcctGTTCCAAGGATAAAGTTAGTTTGTTTCGCTCCACTGttgttcgatagtgctatgagccttattcccgcattaatattgaatattaatgtcggtttAAAGGCGTTTTGGATTAACTTTAAGAGTAACCGATTTTAGCAACCGATCGCTGTAGCGCCCACTAGCTCCCGGAAGTAGAATCGCAATAATAAGATCGGCCGTTCATaaactttaaatgattttcCTGAGCAaaccattctttaaaatattatttcatcaaataatgttttgtttaactcaagattcgcattgtgaatggattgaaacacgtGCCAAATGttattctaaattagttaagctaatttaactcgaatccatgctttttgaatcagatctgctgtgaacaaggattcactgaattattctgattatgatcaaccacttttgttttgtcttttgttctgtttttgcatgtaaatagttccttagcttagttcctttttatcttcattttgcttagtagtttagttagatttcactagcctagtagagaggatttgttaatcgaaatattgtgttaattcagataaacactGTTATATAGTGGTTCTctggattttcattttatttctgttaataaattcttgaacttgaagaaaagttgtcactcctttattcaatgtgtgtgcagagtttgctgttaaaagatcgctagtgctcaaattaatccctttcaaccattgatatcagcttaagagctgaacatcaccagacaatattaaataactctctgtctgttaagtaaggattaaataactttaaatggtgtataattgcacaacattaaatggcgtccctgggtgggctcagctttgtggctgtgtggtcagaattcaatctgacatcaattaATTCATCATTgctttaatatggcacaacaaGGTTCTACAGGCTGGCTTCTGAATGAGGTTTTACGGGCTGCTGGACCAGGATGAGGACTTTTCTCACACAGCCCTAAGTATCTGCATCCTGGTTAAGGTCAGATCGTTTTATCGTCTCCTGATACATGAAACCCTAGAGCTGAAAGAGGGTGTTCTAACTTTTTACCATGGCTGTAAATAAAGACAAGCAGgaagctgcagaagaagaaaaggaagaagaagaagagcgttttctcacctttcttcttcctgcCAACAGGTTTCTTCTTCTCTgggcttttcttcttcttctgtaatCTGGAGGAAGGTTTGGAGGTTTTCACCTGAGGCTTGTAGTCAGAGTCTCCTCCAGCGTTGGAATCTAAGGAGAGGAGAACATAAAATATTCAAACCCGCCTCAGGAAGCTCCGCTATGAAGGCAGGAGGATATGTGGTGAAGGAACACCTGAGTTTCTGTCCTCTGAACCGTCAGATCTGGGAGGAGTTgactcctttttcttttttgctgcaggttttttctgctttatcaGCGGCTCGTCGTCGTCCGAGGAGTCGTCTGAAGCTATGGGGAAAGATTTACACGTTAAATAACTTACAACTAACTCAAATCCTGTCTTTATCAAACAAAGGTGAAGTCAGAATAAAGAGCTATGCGTGATAAACTAAGTACACCCTTTCCAGAACCATCTCCTAACAGTGAAGCACGGCAGTGGAGGGATGATGATCAGGGCCTGTAGACTAAAGTATTTTACTGTTAAATGTGGCGCGTGTGTTGGAGACATGAAGCTCGGTCCAAACAGAACAACGATCCTCAACACAGCAGCACATCTACAACAGAACGGCTGAAAAAGAGAAGAATCAAGGTGCATcagcggcctagtcaaagtccagacctcaggtTGACTGAAATACGGCAGCTTCTGGCAGCTGTGCAGGAAAAACAGTCTGCAAACCAGAATGAACTGAAGACGGGAGCAGACGTTCTCCACCGTGGAGCGGACGTTCTCCAGGTGGTGTGAGGGTCTGAGGAAGTCAGACAACCATGGCTGCTACAGGAGGTTCTacgagctgctgcaggaggttctacagGCTGCTGCAGGAGGTTATACTGGCTGCTACAGGAGGTTCTacgagctgctgcaggaggttctacaggctgctgcaggaggttctatAGGCTGCTGCAAGAGGTTCTACGAGCTGCTGCAAGAGGATCTACAGgctgctgcaggaggttctacagGCTGCTGCAAGAGGATCTACAGgctgctgcaggaggttctacaggctgctgcaggaggttctacaggctgctgcaggaggttctacagGCTGCTGCAGAAGGTTCTATAGgctgctgcaggaggttctacGAGCTGCTGGACCAGGATGAGGACTTTTCTCACAAAGCCCTAAGTATCTGCATCCTGGTTAAGGTCAGATTGTTTTATCGTCTCCTGATACATGAAACCCTAGAGCTGAAAGAGGGTGTACTAACTTTTTACCATGGCTGTAAATAAAGACAAGCAGgaagctgcagaagaagaagaagaagaagaagagcgttttctcacctttcttcttcctgccaacaggtttcttcttcttctgtgatcTGGAGGAAGGTTTGGAGGTTTTCACCTGAGGCTTGTAGTCAGAGTCTCCTCCTGCGTTGGAATCTGAGGAGAGGAGAAcataaaagtattcaaacctgCCTCAGGAAGCTCCGCTATGAAGGCAGGAGGATATGTGGTGAAGGAACACCTGAGTTTCTGTCCTCTGAACCGTCAGATGCGGGAGGAGTCgactcctttttcttttttgctgcaggttttttttgctttatcagTGGCTCGTCGTCGTCCGAGGAGTCGTCTGAAGCTATGGGGAAAGATTtacacattaaataacttacaaCTAACTCAAATCCTGTCTTTATCAAACAAAGGTGAGGTCAGAATAAAGAGCTATGCGTgaaaaactaagtacaccctTTCCAGAACCATCTCCTAACAGTGAAGCACGGCAGTGGAGGGATGATGATCAGGGCCTGTAGACCAAAGTATTTTACTGTTAAATGTGACGCGTGTGTTGGAGACATGAAGCTCGGTCCAAACAGAACAACGATCCTCAACACAGCAGCACATCTACAACAGAACGGCTGAAGAAGAGAAGAATCAAGGTGCATcagcggcctagtcaaagtccagacctcaggtTGACTGAAATACGGCAGCTTCTGGCAGCTGTGCAGGAAAAACAGTCTGCAAACCAGAATGAACTAAAGACGGGAGCAGAGGTTCTCCACGGTCGGAGCAGACGTTCTCCATCGTGGAGCAGACGTTCTCCAGGCGGTATGAGGGTCTGAGGAAGTCAGACAACCACGGCTGCTGCAGGAGGTTGTACAGGCTGCTGGACCAGGATGAGAACTTATCTCACACAGCCCTAAGTAccgtgatgttctctggatgttcattttatttctgttaataaattcttgaacttgaagttgtcactcctttattctatgtgtgtgcagagtttgctgttaaaagatcactcgtgctcaaattcatccctttcaaccattgatATCAGCTTAAAAGATGATCAtaaccagacaatacttaacagacagagttatttaataaggattaaataactttaaatagtgtataattgcacaacattaaATGGCGTCCCTGGGTGGGTTCACCTTTGTGGCTGTGTGGTCAGAATTCAACCTGACATCAATTAattcatcatggctttaaaaTGGCACAACAAGGTTCTACAATCTTCTACAGGAGGTTCTATGAGCTGCTGGACCAGGATGAGGACTTTTCTCACACAGCCCAAAGTATCTGCATCCTGGTTAAGGTCAGATTGTTTTATCGTCTCCTGATACATGAAACCCTAGAGCTGAAAGAGGGTGTTCTAACTTTTTACCATGGCTGTAAATAAAGACAAGCAGgaagctgcagaagaagaagaggaagacgaagaagaagagcgTTTTCTcacctttcttcttcctgccaacaggtttcttcttcttctgtgatcTGGAGGAAGGTTTGGCGGTTTTCCCCTGAGGCTTGTAGTCAGAGTCTCCTCCTGCGTTGGAATCTGAGGAGAGGAGAAcataaaagtattcaaacccgcCTCAGGAAGCTCCGCTATGAAGGCAGGAGGATATGTGGTGAATGAACACCTGAGTTTCTGTCCTCTGAACCGTCAGATCTGGGAGGACTtgactcctttttttcttttgctgcaggttttttctgctttatcaGCGGCTCGTCGTCGTCCGAGGAGTCGTCTGAAGCTACGGGAAAATTCAGACATTAAAGAATTTGCACTAAACAGACAGAACCCATTCTATCTACACACCCTTAGAGATAAAGCCAGAATTTAAAAGCTGTAAGAGGAAATCTATGTACGGCCTTGCTGCCTCCACAGTGTTTCAGAGGTGAAGTAGCAGCCAGGTGCTGCGGATCAGATGCGCTGATTAACTGATCATCAGGactttgctgctttaaagctgaaaatgtCCCCAGGACAGCGGAGACCCATGAGATCCAGCTGTCCAGCAGCTGAAGCTTGGGCCACAACGGGTCACCAGAACCCTGAGCCTGAACAATAGAGAAGAACCGAGGTGGTACTGTGGCGCCGTTTAAGTCCACACCTGAACCTCTGCAAAGCTGTGGTGGGATCTGAGGAGAACCGTGCAGAAAAACGCCTTCAAGCCTCAAAGAACTGAATACTGGACCAGACGTTCTGCACAACGGTGTGAGGGAAGAACAAGGTTCTACAAGCTGCTAGTGCAGGGAGTTCTACGTAGGGATGGGTCCCTTTCACATTTGAATCGGTACCGGTACTTAATGGTACCCATTTTCAgtccttttgtgtgtttatgtaataattgtttattagtctattaataaaatctcacattttttaaatttgacatatttatttctcaatatataaacttttttGGGTTTAGAAATGACCCTTAttgaataatttattaattttaatgcattgcctgaatccacagccCCTAAAACAGGTTTTTACCCAAACAGCAGGTATCAGAGGCCCAGAGTGAACTTGaggtgaagctgtgtgtgaataaaaattGGTACCCGATAGTACCAATGGGATTCGGTCGGTACCAATAAAAGAACTGAACTCTGTACCCATCCCTAGTTCTACACGCTACTGCAGAACAGGGTTCTATACGCTGCCGACGAAGGGGGAACAATAACTGAGTGGAATCGGTTGTTTTTGTGCACTTGAGGTTagatttaaacctttttttaacccAGCAAAGATCAGATATTTATAACAGCCTGAGGTGTGAAACCCTAAATATCATatcatgtgtttagtttttatagAGA is part of the Fundulus heteroclitus isolate FHET01 chromosome 13, MU-UCD_Fhet_4.1, whole genome shotgun sequence genome and harbors:
- the LOC105923840 gene encoding nucleolar protein dao-5 isoform X10, with amino-acid sequence MDCSTASSLVTRRASGKESSSSGEEEIVPLSKLVATSHSDKSCDNAKGSNADSKKSEASDDSSDDDEPLIEQKKPAAKDKKESTPPRSDGSEDRNSDSNAGGDSDYKPQVKTSKPSSRSQKKKKPVGRKKKASDDSSDDDEPLMKQKKPAAKEKKESTPPRSDGSEDRNSDSNAGGDSDYKPQVKTSKPSSRSQKKKKPVGRKKKASDDSSDDDEPLIKQKKPAVKEKKESTPPRSDGSEDRNSDSNAGGDSDYKPQVKTSKPSSRSQKKKKPVGRKKKASDDSSDDDEPLIKQKKPAAKEKKESSPPRSDGSEDRNSDSNAGGDSDYKPQVKTSKPSSRLQKKKKSPEKKKPVGRKKKASDDSSDDDEPLIKQKKPAAKKKKESTPPTSDGSEDRNSDSNAGGDSDYKPQVKTSKPSSKSQKKKKSPQKKKPVGRKKKVPSERDESSDDQPLSEIAEKLPSKRKRKAVVLYNKGAPAHKSQRNAARKSVNYAETSSEHSSDDDELVVQKKKTNGSPKRRRDSSKRTKDSSSEEDEDSLMSLGSKKREPENNSTKKGKRPRGRPPKKSKGISSDDSSDDDDAVNQTKSKTKASPRKRKNPEHKTWKDVPSSILDEEAAIKAAKHADVTRMTKILLQRCDGEDEESTGPKAKPTTEEEEEKELTGDKPTAETPEKSCEEE
- the LOC105923840 gene encoding nucleolar protein dao-5 isoform X9, translating into MDCSTASSLVTRRASGKESSSSGEEEIVPLSKLVATSHSDKSCDNAKGSNADSKKSEASDDSSDDDEPLIKQKKPAVKEKKESTPPRSDGSEDRNSDSNAGGDSDYKPQVKTSKPSSRSQKKKKPVGRKKKASDDSSDDDEPLIKQKKPAAKEKKESSPPRSDGSEDRNSDSNAGGDSDYKPQGKTAKPSSRSQKKKKPVGRKKKASDDSSDDDEPLIKQKKPAAKKKKESTPPASDGSEDRNSDSNAGGDSDYKPQVKTSKPSSRSQKKKKPVGRKKKASDDSSDDDEPLIKQKKPAAKKKKESTPPRSDGSEDRNSDSNAGGDSDYKPQVKTSKPSSRLQKKKKSPEKKKPVGRKKKASDDSSDDDEPLIKQKKPAAKKKKESTPPTSDGSEDRNSDSNAGGDSDYKPQVKTSKPSSKSQKKKKSPQKKKPVGRKKKVPSERDESSDDQPLSEIAEKLPSKRKRKAVVLYNKGAPAHKSQRNAARKSVNYAETSSEHSSDDDELVVQKKKTNGSPKRRRDSSKRTKDSSSEEDEDSLMSLGSKKREPENNSTKKGKRPRGRPPKKSKGISSDDSSDDDDAVNQTKSKTKASPRKRKNPEHKTWKDVPSSILDEEAAIKAAKHADVTRMTKILLQRCDGEDEESTGPKAKPTTEEEEEKELTGDKPTAETPEKSCEEE
- the LOC105923840 gene encoding nucleolar protein dao-5 isoform X4, which gives rise to MDCSTASSLVTRRASGKESSSSGEEEIVPLSKLVATSHSDKSCDNAKGSNADSKKSEASDDSSDDDEPLIEQKKPAAKDKKESTPPRSDGSEDRNSDSNAGGDSDYKPQVKTSKPSSRSQKKKKPVGRKKKASDDSSDDDEPLMKQKKPAAKEKKESTPPRSDGSEDRNSDSNAGGDSDYKPQVKTSKPSSRSQKKKKPVGRKKKASDDSSDDDEPLIKQKKPAVKEKKESTPPRSDGSEDRNSDSNAGGDSDYKPQVKTSKPSSRSQKKKKPVGRKKKASDDSSDDDEPLIKQKKPAAKKKKESTPPASDGSEDRNSDSNAGGDSDYKPQVKTSKPSSRSQKKKKPVGRKKKASDDSSDDDEPLIKQKKPAAKKKKESTPPRSDGSEDRNSDSNAGGDSDYKPQVKTSKPSSRLQKKKKSPEKKKPVGRKKKASDDSSDDDEPLIKQKKPAAKKKKESTPPTSDGSEDRNSDSNAGGDSDYKPQVKTSKPSSKSQKKKKSPQKKKPVGRKKKVPSERDESSDDQPLSEIAEKLPSKRKRKAVVLYNKGAPAHKSQRNAARKSVNYAETSSEHSSDDDELVVQKKKTNGSPKRRRDSSKRTKDSSSEEDEDSLMSLGSKKREPENNSTKKGKRPRGRPPKKSKGISSDDSSDDDDAVNQTKSKTKASPRKRKNPEHKTWKDVPSSILDEEAAIKAAKHADVTRMTKILLQRCDGEDEESTGPKAKPTTEEEEEKELTGDKPTAETPEKSCEEE
- the LOC105923840 gene encoding nucleolin 2 isoform X5; the protein is MDCSTASSLVTRRASGKESSSSGEEEIVPLSKLVATSHSDKSCDNAKGSNADSKKSEASDDSSDDDEPLIEQKKPAAKDKKESTPPRSDGSEDRNSDSNAGGDSDYKPQVKTSKPSSRSQKKKKPVGRKKKASDDSSDDDEPLIKQKKPAVKEKKESTPPRSDGSEDRNSDSNAGGDSDYKPQVKTSKPSSRSQKKKKPVGRKKKASDDSSDDDEPLIKQKKPAAKEKKESSPPRSDGSEDRNSDSNAGGDSDYKPQGKTAKPSSRSQKKKKPVGRKKKASDDSSDDDEPLIKQKKPAAKKKKESTPPASDGSEDRNSDSNAGGDSDYKPQVKTSKPSSRSQKKKKPVGRKKKASDDSSDDDEPLIKQKKPAAKKKKESTPPRSDGSEDRNSDSNAGGDSDYKPQVKTSKPSSRLQKKKKSPEKKKPVGRKKKASDDSSDDDEPLIKQKKPAAKKKKESTPPTSDGSEDRNSDSNAGGDSDYKPQVKTSKPSSKSQKKKKSPQKKKPVGRKKKVPSERDESSDDQPLSEIAEKLPSKRKRKAVVLYNKGAPAHKSQRNAARKSVNYAETSSEHSSDDDELVVQKKKTNGSPKRRRDSSKRTKDSSSEEDEDSLMSLGSKKREPENNSTKKGKRPRGRPPKKSKGISSDDSSDDDDAVNQTKSKTKASPRKRKNPEHKTWKDVPSSILDEEAAIKAAKHADVTRMTKILLQRCDGEDEESTGPKAKPTTEEEEEKELTGDKPTAETPEKSCEEE